The genomic region CTGTTTCTGTTAAGTCTGTTCTTGGATCATTTAAATATATTGTTTTTCTTTTGCCATCTACTGTGTTTACAAAGGACATTCTAAGTTTTCTCGCCATTATAACTCACCTCCGGTGTTTAATAAGATTTTTAATTTAAACTTTCAATAATAACAAACATAAAGAAAAAGCTTTACTTTTTCACAACTAACAAACGTGTTTGTTGTTGTTACTCACCTCCGATGTTTTTACTCGCTTACAGCGGGTATAGGTTTAAAATTTTTAATTTTAAGCTTGTAATTCATAGGTTTCAATTTTTTCAATTTCAACTAATGGTTTTTCACATAATGATGCAAAGTTATTAGATGCTGTGTATACTTGGTCATCTGTTGCATCAGCAATTAATGAAAAGGATTTTCTTTTGATAATTTGTTTTCCATTTTCATCTACTCCATAATCAAATGAAATTCTTGCTTTGTTGCCTAAACTAATTTTGCTTGCCATTATAACTCACCTCCAGTGGGGAATAGGATTTTTATTTTAAAATTTCAACAAAAACAATACAAAGAAAAAGCGTTGCTTTTTCACAACTGACAAACAAAGTTTGTCGTTGTTACTCATCTCCAGTGTTTTTACTCGCTTACGCGGTAATAGGTTAAAAATTTTAAAGAAATCAAAAACATTAAAAAATACTTCGTATTTTTTCTCTGTCAGCGCTGACGATTGTAGTATATCCTATTTGTTTTTCATGGAAATAGTTGCGG from Marinitoga hydrogenitolerans DSM 16785 harbors:
- a CDS encoding DUF1659 domain-containing protein; amino-acid sequence: MASKISLGNKARISFDYGVDENGKQIIKRKSFSLIADATDDQVYTASNNFASLCEKPLVEIEKIETYELQA